Proteins encoded together in one Bactrocera neohumeralis isolate Rockhampton chromosome 4, APGP_CSIRO_Bneo_wtdbg2-racon-allhic-juicebox.fasta_v2, whole genome shotgun sequence window:
- the LOC126754619 gene encoding uncharacterized protein LOC126754619 — MKVVIVLLTLTAATMALTDFQITDFSTAHIITISKGLAKIQDVTFKLIHLINVELYEQFLAEVKQFMDKNIQTNSIFYSTLKQEIEQTKEAIKFIKPSGRKIRRSINILGTAWKYLSGTPDHDDFAALEYDTKQLNDNNNKQFLLNQALTERMNNLTVITDRLTNAITKDSYFNDELVISIQNRLRLVKEEIVNVRYAIQWAKL; from the coding sequence ACTAACGCTTACAGCGGCAACAATGGCTCTGACCGACTTCCAAATTACAGACTTCTCAACAGCTCATATAATTACAATAAGCAAAGGACTGGCCAAAATACAAGACGTAACGTTTAAATTAATACACCTTATCAACGTCGAACTGTACGAACAATTTTTGGCAGAGGTAAAGCAATTCATGGAcaaaaacatacagacaaacagtATATTTTACTCAactttaaaacaagaaatagaACAGACTAAAgaagcaattaaatttattaaaccatCAGGTAGAAAAATTAGAAGATCAATTAACATCCTGGGTACGGCATGGAAATATTTATCTGGAACCCCAGATCACGACGATTTTGCTGCATTAGAATACGACACAAAACAATTAaacgacaataacaataaacaatttctaCTAAATCAAGCACTAACAGAACGTATGAATAACCTCACAGTAATTACGGACAGACTAACAAACGCAATAACAAAAGACAGCTACTTCAATGACGAACTAGTAATAAGTATTCAAAATAGATTACGTTTAGTTAAGGAAGAAATTGTAAACGTTAGATATGCCATCCAATGGGCAAAACTATAA